DNA from Halobaculum sp. XH14:
CGAGGAACCCGGGAACGTTCAACACGGGCAGACAGACCAGCGTGCCCGCGAGGTCCGAGAGATCCCACTCGTGGGCGACCTCCCTGACCACCTCGATGCCGTTGAGTTCGTCGCCGTGTGCGGCCGCCGAGAGGAACGCCGTCGGCCCGTCGCGCTCGCCGTTGACGATCGTCACGGGGATCCTGACCGGGTCGCCGAGGTACGTCTCGCTCACCACGAACCGCAGGTTCCGTCGCTCGCCGGGTTCCACCGTCCCCCCGTCGTAGGTGAACGCCCCGTCCTCGCTCATACCCGGAGGTGGACGGCGGATGGTAAAAAGGGTGCACGCCGGAACGACCCAGTCGTCCCGACGACGACGGTCGATCGGGAGTCGCTCCGTCCGGCGCGTGCCGTCCTCACAGCCCACGGGGGCCGATTCGACCGGGACCTCTTTACTCGCGCCGAGTGACCGTTTCGTATGGACGAGGACCCGGTTCGCGTGGGCGTGCTCGCGCTCCACACGAGCAAGGAGTCGAAGGCGATCTGCAACGCGGTCGAGGACCTGGGACACGAGCCGGAGTGGCTGCGCGAGGAGAACGCGTCGGTCAGCATCGCGGAGGGCGCGGTCGAACTGGAGCCGGACGTCGACGTGGTCGCCAACCGGATGCTGCTCTCGAACACCGAGGAGCCGGCCGAGGGCCTCGGGCTCGCGGGGACGTTCGCGCGGGCGCGGCCGACCCTGAACCCGCCCGAGGCGGTGCTCACCGCGGTCCACAAGTTCGCCACGGCGGTCGCGCTCTCGGAGGCGGGCATCCGCGTCCCGGATGCGCTGCTGGCGCTCTCGAACGCGCGGCTCAACGACGGCCGGGAGCGGTTCGCCCCCGAGGGCGTGTACAAGACCGCCATCGGCACCCACGGCGGCGGCACCTGGAAGCTGGACCTCCGCGAGCCGGTGAACCCGATGGTCGGCAAGCGGCAGGCGTTCCTGCAACAGCTCATCGACCGCGACGAGACGCGTCACCACGACACCCGCGTGTACGTCGTCGATGACGAGGTCGTCGGCGCGATGAACCGGTACGCCCCGGAGGGCGACTGGCGAACCAACGTCGCGCTCGGCGGCGACGTCGAGGACGCGACCGACTCGCTCCCCGGGGAAGCCCGCGAGATGGCGCTCGCGGCGACCGACACGGTCGGGCTCGACTACGCGGGCGTCGACCTCGTGCAGGGGTACGACGGCTGGTACGTGCTCGAAGTCAACCCGACCGCGGGGTTCAAAGGGCTGTTCAGGGCGACGGGCCGCTCGCCCGCCCCTCACATCGCAAAGCTCGCCATCGAGCGCGGCGGCGGCAGCGTCGACGACGAGCGCGTCGCCGAACTGACCGCCGTGCTCGACGACTCGCGCCCCTCGTGCATGCCGTCGCTCGCCCAGCAGCGGCCGAAGGACACGCCGCTGATCGGGTACATCGAGGAGGTCGTCGTCGCCGGCACCCGGGGCTCGACGCAGGCGTTCGCCAAGTCCGACACCGGCGCGACCCGCTCGTCGATCGACACGAAGCTCGCCGCCGAGATCGGCGCTGGCCCAATCAAGAGCATGACACGCGTGAAATCCGGGAGCGTCAAGCGCGGGAAGGCGCGTCCGGTCGTCGACCTCGTCATCGGCATCGGCGGCGACCAGCACACCGTCACCGCGAGCATCGAGGACCGCTCGCACATGGAGTACCCGCTGTTGCTCGGCCGGGACATCCTTGAACACTACCGGGTCGACGTACGGCGTCGAGCGGACGAGTCCCGGAACCGCGAGCGCGACGAGGAGGAGGAGGAGACAGGCGAGGAGTAAGCGGTCGAGGGTCGGCCTGCGGGCGAGCCCCATACCCGACATCGCAGCCGACCCGAAGACAGACCCCTTTTCCGTGCGCACCTCGACTCGCGAGCATGGGCTTCGGTAGCTACGACGAATCCGAGCAGGAACGGAAGCAGTCAGGCGACGGCCCCGGCGACGAGGCGACCGTCGACGCACACGAGAACGAACACGAGGGGGAGATGACGTTCGACACGGGCGCGTCGACCGACGACCTCGTCTCGAAGCTGCAGGAGATGAAGGACGACCCCGACGCGGACGAGGAGTGAGGACGACGGATACCGGGAGGCTTTAGCCCCACAGCACCCTTCTCGCCATCGAACGGTACCATGAACGACGACGCACACGACGTCCTGCGGGAGGACCCGGTGATGGCCGGGCTCATCGAGCACCACGACCCGTTCTCCGAGGCCGACTGGTCGGAGTTCGAGCGGCTCTGCGTCTCCATCATCAATCAGCAGCTCTCGACGGCGAGCGCCGCGGCCGTGAAGGAGCGGGTGTTCGACCTGCTGGCCGGGGGAGTGACGCCGGATTCGGTGCTCGCGGCCGAGGACGCCGCGCTGCGCGAGGCGGGACTCTCCGAGATGAAGGTCGAGTACCTTCGGAACGCCGCGCGGGCGTTCCAGGAGCGGGATTTCACCCGGGAGGGGCTGGCGGACCACTCGGACGCGGAGGTCGTCGAACGCCTCACCGAGATCAAGGGCGTCGG
Protein-coding regions in this window:
- a CDS encoding RimK/LysX family protein: MDEDPVRVGVLALHTSKESKAICNAVEDLGHEPEWLREENASVSIAEGAVELEPDVDVVANRMLLSNTEEPAEGLGLAGTFARARPTLNPPEAVLTAVHKFATAVALSEAGIRVPDALLALSNARLNDGRERFAPEGVYKTAIGTHGGGTWKLDLREPVNPMVGKRQAFLQQLIDRDETRHHDTRVYVVDDEVVGAMNRYAPEGDWRTNVALGGDVEDATDSLPGEAREMALAATDTVGLDYAGVDLVQGYDGWYVLEVNPTAGFKGLFRATGRSPAPHIAKLAIERGGGSVDDERVAELTAVLDDSRPSCMPSLAQQRPKDTPLIGYIEEVVVAGTRGSTQAFAKSDTGATRSSIDTKLAAEIGAGPIKSMTRVKSGSVKRGKARPVVDLVIGIGGDQHTVTASIEDRSHMEYPLLLGRDILEHYRVDVRRRADESRNRERDEEEEETGEE
- a CDS encoding DUF5786 family protein, producing the protein MGFGSYDESEQERKQSGDGPGDEATVDAHENEHEGEMTFDTGASTDDLVSKLQEMKDDPDADEE
- a CDS encoding DNA-3-methyladenine glycosylase family protein, which gives rise to MNDDAHDVLREDPVMAGLIEHHDPFSEADWSEFERLCVSIINQQLSTASAAAVKERVFDLLAGGVTPDSVLAAEDAALREAGLSEMKVEYLRNAARAFQERDFTREGLADHSDAEVVERLTEIKGVGDWTARMYLLFVLEREDVLPLGDLAVRRGIEQLYGDGGELTRDEMREIAEAWRPYRSVATRYIWAAYESA